A window of Colletes latitarsis isolate SP2378_abdomen chromosome 11, iyColLati1, whole genome shotgun sequence genomic DNA:
CTTTTCTTTCTCAACGTCTTTCAATTTCTGTTGAAGTTTCAGGACAAGACCGACGTCCACCGGCGCGTGTGCCGGTCCGTTCGTCTCGGGAGGCGATTTATGCGATTGCACCTCCCCATCCAATGGACTATCCGATCGCTGTTGATTCCAATCAATCGTTTCTACCCGCGAATAAGCAGTCGAAGAGGGAGCCGTCGATCGTACCGATCCGTACCCTAGATCCTTCAAAATTACGCGCGAATAAAATTAAAGCGTGTTACGAGCAAGATAAGTCTTCCCTCTGAAGATTTATAAACTATTATCTCGAGAATTATTACGGATAGAATTACAGTAAAGTTTAATTTATCATTCCGTCTACGGATTATTTCTTCTActaaaaattttgtttgttatCCATAATACTTTCTAAGAAAATAGACTTTAGACGCTTTAGAGGGAATACCAGATTAAAATCTTACGATATTCAGATCATCAGGCGGAAGTTCCGTGGACATAATTTGCCCGCTACCGCTGGAAGCATTGCTGAGAGAACGAGAGTGTGCTGGAGCGCGCATCGCGAGTTGCTGTTCTAACATTTCCGAGTGTTGCTCCAAATCGTGATACTCTTTCAACAGTCGTTGATAAGCGCCGCGATCCTGATCCTGATCCAGCAGGAGTAGATCCTTCTCTTGCTCCAATCGATGCTTCAAGTTCTCTTCAGCGCCGCGTTGGTTGTTCTTCAGTTTCTCGTTAGCCACCGAAAGCTCTTTTCGTAATTTTTCGATTTGATCTTGGAGCTTTTCGTTCTCGTTCTGCTTCTCGAGACTGCTTTTTTCCTTGTCCTAACAAAAGTATATCGAATTTAGCGCGACAACAGATATCCTGTCAAATTCAAATTCTACGTATCGAGGTACCTGCAAAATGTCCATCTTTTCATCTCTTTCAACCTTTATCAAATCTTGCATCTTATCcaattctttctccttttccaacAGGGTAACGTGCAGTTTCTTATTCTCAACATCTACCGCTTTTAGTGCTTCCAGTTTGTGTTTCAGATCCACTATTTCGTTTTGAACGTTCTTTAATCCTTGATTTTCCtttgtctaaaaaaaaaaaaaaggaatagaGAATCACAAGGTTCGCTTCTATGATCAACCTTATAAAGACTCAGACAACAACGAGAAAGCAAAACATACGAGATCGGTGATCTTTTGCTGCAGCATGATGATCTTCTTCTCTAATCCTTTGTTCAAGGACTTCACGTGCTCCACGCTCCTTGCTTCAGCCTTCAATCTTCGGAACATTTTCTTCGCCAGGTATCTTCTCACGGCAGCTTGGGCGATGACGATATCCTTCAGTTTCTGTTTGCACGCCATTCGCGCTAGGTATCCTCGACAGAATCGCTGAATTACCGTCGCGGCAGCGTTGTCTTTCATCAACCTGTACCTTTCTCGTGCCATTTTGCCCCTGCCGTACGTCTGAATGCCAATAATTGTGCGCTTTATTTGGACGTATCGACGCCTCTTCAGCCAACCTTTCACGCGAGCTTGAATCTTTATCGCGGCTCTTTCTTCCCTCACGGCTCGAGCTTTCTGTCTGGCGATGTAACCCCTTCCGTACCTCTGAAGGCCAAGCACGGCTCGCCGTATCTTTCTGTATCTGTTACGATATATTAGACCGCGTACTGTTTTCTGTATCATGACGCAAGCATCACGTTGCCGCTCGGCCCGAAGCTTTTCCAAATAGGCCACTTGACCAGCCCGAAAGAGGACCTTTGTTTTCCCGAATTTGAATTTGTCTTCATCCTTGATATACCTGAAGCGTTAATTTCAATTTGTCGCAGACTTTGAACAGAATGCAGAGAGTTAAAATGCAAGGGTTCGAGAATTTGAAAGTATACGGTACTGTACATTCAATATTATAGTTACTTTCCAACGCACAAAAGGGAAACGTATTGTAATCACGAGAAATTTCGAACAAATTCTTTTTATGGAGTAGCTCAGTTTAAAACAATCGTCTAATCGCTTCGAAACACAAAAGGATGTTCCAGGAAATATAGAACAGTAATTAAtgatttccaatacttgttttgcaatactttttttttacctAGACTCCTCCATTTATCCTGAACGAACTGTTTCAAATCTTTGGCAAGGCGTAACAATTCTATATATCGAAACTCGCATGCTTTTCGAAGAaaagtacttctttactactctTGCACGGCGGAATTATCGTGCTGATAAATACATTTATCTTTGGCAATTCTTGTAACATATCTATCTCTTCGTTTATCATTTCAAGATACTGTTTACAATTCGTTCTGtctgttattaattttacttcCGATTTAACTCTACATCGAATATCGTTGTCGACACCCTGCATAATACTTAGAACAATATTATAGGGAGCAAAAGGTAACCGACCTTGCTAATATGCGTCTGCAGGTCTCTTTGAGATCGTCGCGTCGTATGTCCTTAAATTTGCACAGACATCTGTACCTAAGGAAGAATTCACTGTACGTTCTTTGACTGGGGAATCCGGCCGCGGATATTCTGATTGTTTCCAGTACACCGCAAGCCCGTAATTGTTGGACCGCGCGAACGGGGTTGTACTCGAAAGCTTCCTTTGTTTCGTTTGGTTTGATGCAGCGCACGTAATGTGGAGTGGTCGCGTTTAACGTTGCCATCAGCATATTCAAAGAATCTCGGAACTGCGATCCTACCTACAGATTTCGTTAACCGGGCATAAATTGTATCGTCTGACGTATGACTCGCATAAGAACAAATAACAGCTACGTCCTATCATTCGTAAGGATTACCGTTTTCTTATTTTGCTTGGGCGTATTCAATAATGGTTTCTGAGCGGAAATTTTAACTCTCACGTTCGACGGTACCGCAAGCTTCGGATCCTCCTCGCTGAATAACTTCTTCAACAGTTTATTCTGAAACGATAAAACACGTAAGGTTTTCAACGTACCGACAAAACCATATAAATCTATGTCAAAGTACATAAATAAATAGTCTACGGTGTTTGCTTTACGTTCAAAGTATACAGTCGTACCTCGTAGTCGCTGATTTTTGTCACAGAAAGTGTAGAATGGAATTGAATATTAACGTTGCAACTAAATAAATGAAAGTAATCCTTTCTAGCGAACAGACTTTTTCACAATTTTATAAGTTGCTTTAATATTCTGTATACGATTATTATATTGTGTCGCCTATTAAATGATATTTTCATTTGCTACCTTTCGCTACGAATCTGCTATATGCATCCATCGATAAGGATTATCCAACAGACTCTGCATTAGGCGTGACGCTATTCATCGATCGTTGGACAGATTCCAATTGCTCGATAGTTAATTACTAGACGATTAGTTTAACAGATTGTTCGAGCGATTAATAGCGTCGCGCCTGAGGCGGGATCTACTGGGTAATCGATGAGCCCAATTAATAAATCCGATACGTAACGCAGTACTATTGCTTCTTGGACCAAAACTATTACTATTGCCAAATCGAGAATTGAAAAGTCGATAAACGTGAATCCGTTTTACGCACATCTCCGTTTCGTAGCACGTCGATCTGCTCCTCGATGACGGTGTCCCTGTTCTTTTCCAAAAACCCGACTGTCTCGTACTGGACTAGATCCGCGAAATGATGGATCAGGAAAGCGGAGGTACCGAAACGTGGCTTCTCGAAGTGTTTCGATTTCCCGCACTTCGCGTACAGCTTCTCAGCCCAGGAACTGTCCGAACCTTTCGGCATCTATTgttaaaacagctggttaacgaTCGCGCGGATCGGTCTTTCTCGTCTGACCAAAACGTCAGAGAAACGCGCGAAGGAATTTTACTGACTCTGCACTCTTCGTCCAACAGGTCCAAGATACCCAGCTTCGTTTCTATCAGGTCGATGCAGGGCTGGTTGTCGTAGAAGTCTATGAACGTCCACTCGATCTCTTCCTTGAGATACTCCTCCTGTTCTAGCTTGAAGACATGCTGATTGAACTGCTGCTGAAGCTTTTCGTTTGCGTAATTTATGCAAAACTGTTCGAACGAATTGATCTCGAACGTCTCGAATCCGTAAATGTCGAGCACGCCGATGAAGCACTGAGGTTTGTTCTTAGATTGCAAGGAATTATTGATACCAGTCACGATCCAACTGAACAGTTCCGCGTAAATGTGCTTGGCCAGCGCGTCTCTTGCGCCGATCGCTTGCTCCACGTTCATCGGTTTCAGAAATACCTCCCTCATCGATACGATTTTTCTATGGCACAGCCATTTTCTCATCGCGTTCACGTCGGTGCCTAACAACTCGCAAATCGTCAACAGATGCTTGTCTGACGGCTGCAAACACACAAAAATTAACATTTCACTTCCGGACAGTAAACCCACTGCCCCTCGATGAAACACGACAAAATACTAAATCGCTAGTTTCAGCATCGTGAATGTCAGAATAACAAATATAAGGTATGCAATACGCAACAGTACGTAATTTCGAAGTGTTTCCCTTGAAACAATAGACTTGCTATTTTTTAGGGaccacaaaaataaataaaacagagAACAATACGACTAAAAAAAGTTGAAACACGCTATTCTAAATCACCGTGCGACTACTTAACGCTAGAAATACCAAACtaagtaatttctaataaaaattgtaaaatatttaaaaattgtaaaagaacgagtaaacatttatttccattgcattatacgcttcttcgagtatctatcgctttaatttctttggtacaaataaatacactataactGTCGGTAATTCTAGTGTTAAGGGTAAGTGTTATCGATTATCAAATAGGTAACGTTGCAAAATGCATACGTGAAATATTAGAATGCGTTTCCGTGAAAGACGAAAAATGTATATTTACGGGAATGTAGCTGGCATCGGTATCTTTTTCGTTGTTCGAATTCTGAACCTCGGAGCTCTGTATATCGATGTTCCCTATGTGCATTATAGCCGCTAAAATACGAAGCATATCGTCCTGCTGTTTGGACGTGAATCCGAGCATGGTAAGTGCGTTAATCGTCTCGTCGAAACAGGCCAAATCTTCCACGCCATCTATTACCGGATTGTTTCCTTGGTTCAGGTAGTGAAAATTATCCTGATGGCCTAAATGTAAGTGAGGAAGGCGCGTCGCGGCTGCGCACATTTGGTAAAAGACGTGGTAGTTTCTTTCCTCGTTTGCCTAGAGAAACGTTCGATTTAAACATTTCGTAACCGCACGATCATGCAAATGATTAACGCTTGCATGGCCGTCGACGAAAAATTCACTACGACCTTCGAAGGGTCCTTTCAGACCCACGACGTGTAATTCTGTCGCTACTCCTGGTATAATAAGTACTAATGTGCAAAATTGCAGCATAATAACTTTTTGTATAATGATTCGTATAGGagataattgaaattgaaagcTAGTTGAATATGCGTGTGATTAAATACAATTTGCCtggcgcgtctgtccattaTTCAGTATTTCTACTTGTACCGATGCCCAAGTCATACTCTGTTCAATAGAGTCTGTTCATatctaattttttcaaaaacaagtatattttatttttgtagaaAATCTCACCAGGGAAAACATGAAATGTTATTTATTGAACTTTCGATGATATTACCTTTTACTCGCagaacgagaaatatttttttacgaaTTGCAAACACATTTTATATTCGATTTCTTTCGTCGCTCTGGAATATAGTTTTCTATTCAGGGAATTAACTTATGCGGAAGAGAAGATGTAAAGTGGATTTGAAGATGAAGGTGTACATAACTGTACGCAAAAACTGTAGTCGCGTAGCCCGTGACCGATATTTTAAAAGTATCGATGGTTCAGTAGCGGACAAATGCTTATGTTCCGatatttcgaatacttcttCGACTGTCACTAAATCAATAATGTGATGTATAAGGGAGGGTATGACGAATAAATTGTCAGatcaatttgaataaaattgtagACTTGTTAACAATAAATGAAAATGTGATTGAAATGTAGCTGCTTTTCTAGATACGATCCATACGATGCATAAGGAGTACTAGGTACCTGGACATTGAAGAGAAGAAAACCTGATTCCTGGGTATAAATAGACCCATCGACGGCCACGTGAACGTTATAGGAGCCACACACGTAACTATTTATTGTACAATAGTTATGCATTCAATTCCAATGATAATCGTAATAAAATTCTGATttgatacaaattttaaataccGAATAAAAGACGAatatttttccaataaaattctGCTTATCAAATTGTTCAACAACCCCATACAATTATTGTTCAAATAGTCGTATCAAGAATAgttgtatatattattatacgAAAAATAGTTACGATTACGACTCCTAAGAAGAGTTGCATACCTGGAATACGACCCTCGATTTTTCGAGGAGGTAAGTCCTCATGCTGGCCCCCGTTATGTGGTAATGCTTGTTAAACTGAATTTCAATGAACTTGCCGAACCTCGAGGAATTATCGTTTCTCGTTGTTTTTGCATTACCGATCGCTTCCATGATCGGCAAAGAGGCGAGAACCTTTTTCTCGACCTGCGTTTCCGTCGTCGAGCCACCGACAGTGGCGAAATATCGCATCGTGTATTTCGCAGATACCGTTTTTCCGGCGCCTGACTCACCGGAAACGATGATGGACTGATCGTGACCCTCCCTACGTTCACGTTACAATATTTAAAACTCATCTTTACGGAAACGTCTCACGCTAGAAATATACGCGAAACGTTCCTGCTAAGTTAATGTACGATTTGATACGTATTTTCGTTCAGCTACGGTTATTGAAGTTCAAGGGGCGAGACCACCCTTCAAAGTTTATCCCCCGGTGCTATTTTAGAAACTATTAGGGATACAGGGAAACTTCTAAAATAAGCTCTTTTAAGAGCTTTAAAAATAACCTTATCGAATTCTATGTTATTCTCGAgtagttaataatttttaaatttcaaaataaaatgtacaacgaatttaaatttatttcatgaTATTTATGAGACGTATTCTCAGATCTAAAGTTTCGAAGCTTCCTTTCGTTGGATATTTCGCGAACGCCACGGAAATGGGACGGAAAGCCGTCAAAGCGTCGAGAAGAAAAATTGTTGAATGAAAGACTTGAACCTTTCCAATTTCGTGTAAGCCTCTTCGGCGACGGCGAATATATGGGGCTCCAGGTCGCCCATCGCCTGACCTCTGTACGCCCAAATCGTGTCATTTCCGTAAATGGGCAGCTCATTGTACGGATTGAAGGCAACCAAAACGATGCCGCAGTACGTGTAAATGCAATGTCGTTGGAAGCGTATCTGGAGATTGTAAAGGACGGCTGGCTCGTGAAGGAACGACAACGACGTCAAATTATTCTCCCCTATGAGTATATCGGGATTTCTCAGGGGCGGAAGGTCAGCGTCCGATTTTATTTCCAGAGTCTTCGTTTGGTTCGAGTCGTCCGTGTGGACCTTCAACCTTGGCTGGTTTAACTTGTAATCCTCCAGGAGCACCGCGCCTTCCCAAACCTTTTCCGGATGTGGTACCCATACTCTGCCACCCTGGAGAACACAGGTGTTTCGTTAACGATCGTGTCTTAACGCTAACTATAATCAAAGGGGAATAATTAACCCGTTGCCCTACAGTGACAAGTCTGACTAATCGTCGCAAGTTCTTAATATCAAGTTTAACAATTATGAGGCTACTcgttatacagggcgttcggtcacttctgggaaaaattttaatgggagattctagaggccaaaataagacgaaaataaagaatagcaatttgttcattgaggcttcgttaaaaagttattaaacgttaataactttttagcgaagcctcaattaacgaattttcgtcttattttggcctctagaattaaagtcaacacatttttacattcacggttTCAAAAACTATCAGCGATTATCGAAAGTCGCCCAAAACCAGTCTCGAGAGTATAATAAAAATCTTTTACATATTTTTCCTCGTCGCTGTTGCGCAAATTTTGCATGTACGACGTTCAAAACTAAAGCACCGCGCCTGTAATCACGGTACTAGGCGCGAAGCACGTTTTTCAATGACTCGAGCGAGCTCGTACGAGTTAATTACTTAGCATGTAATTCTCCTGCTTCTGAAAAGATGACCCGCTTTTTCCTTTTTTGCGAGTGGTACTACGTATGAAAATGAGGTCGGCAATACAGCCATATCGATTTCTTCGCTGAGTGCGCCAAATCTGGATTGGTTATCGTGTTAACTGTTATTACTCTGTAACCGCAAACAGGAAAACGCGTCTCTCCGCAAGGACAATCACAGCAGGCGGAATTCACGGAACGGAATAAATCGATGATTAGTTTTAAAGTGACTTTCACTtagtaaaatattaaagtatctATTTAAAAGAACtaaaaatcggaaaaaattcCCAATTCAAATTTTATCGTATACCATAGAAACTGCTTATTGAAATGGATACAAGCTAACCGAGGTTTTCCATTGAGGTACAAATGAATCGGTAACGGTAACAGAAACGAGGCACGAAATGACAAAATGTACTGTTACCGAGCACGGTGTTCGGACAGAAGAAGCATTACGTGATCTGAACGAATATCGAGCAACGGTAATTTTCAACATTCTCTCGTATGTTTTTCTTCCCACACTGTTTCCTTCCTCTCAGTCACCTTTTCTTCTGCGGACTGGTTACAAAGACCGCAGAAGATAGAGAAATTTTCGAAGTGTATACTGTCCTTGAGCGGGGCAACGACATGGTCGCAATAGGTGAGTCAACTACGCTTAGAACGATGTGAAAATTAGTTCTGAACTCTGACGATCCAATCTTGTCTGTCAACTATTACACAAGATACTGGTCGAAGGATGTCGAGACCAGAAAATGTcacaactagagatttaaaaatttaagatgattacttttaatttttctttttattaaaatatattttagtatggattatttaattttgtctttcaatatttatttgcaTTCTCAAAAGtgattttctgttttctttttccGACGTAATACACTCGGTATCTCAGCATGCAGTATAGCACTGCAATAATCTGGCGGAGTCAAAGATGGAACGAATAGGAAATGAATTTTCCATAACAGAGAGGAATTCAATCTGCAACTGGCATGAAGAAGGAAAGTCCTACTCAGAAATTGTGAATTTAAAATATAGGAGCCAGTCCACGGCACAGTATGCAAATGAAAATACACGATCAAATGGATCCATCATAAATAAATAACGCAACGAGTTGCTAAGAAAGATATTCGCTCgtgaagaaagaatttagagaaattattaaaaaatttaataaaactttAAAAACTTAAAAAAGATAAGCGAGTAAAGTAAATTGTATTAAACACGTATATcgtaaaaatatacattgatAAAGAGATTTATTTTTGATAACGTGTAATATTTTCAGACGAAAGTAAAATTTACTTATATTGAATTGCTATTTTTTAAACCGATTTATGTCAATTATAACTTTCATTAACACAGTGTATTATTTATTCGATAAAAGATAACGACCATGCGATATCAGCAATTGAGAAAATGTGATTACTCGTATGACTCATTGCGTGCGTGATGCTCAATATTGTTGATCGTATAATTATTCGATCACTAATTTACAATACTTCGAAAAGTGATACGTTGCGTA
This region includes:
- the Didum gene encoding dilute class unconventional myosin isoform X4, with the protein product MTTRELYSKGGRVWVPHPEKVWEGAVLLEDYKLNQPRLKVHTDDSNQTKTLEIKSDADLPPLRNPDILIGENNLTSLSFLHEPAVLYNLQIRFQRHCIYTYCGIVLVAFNPYNELPIYGNDTIWAYRGQAMGDLEPHIFAVAEEAYTKLEREGHDQSIIVSGESGAGKTVSAKYTMRYFATVGGSTTETQVEKKVLASLPIMEAIGNAKTTRNDNSSRFGKFIEIQFNKHYHITGASMRTYLLEKSRVVFQANEERNYHVFYQMCAAATRLPHLHLGHQDNFHYLNQGNNPVIDGVEDLACFDETINALTMLGFTSKQQDDMLRILAAIMHIGNIDIQSSEVQNSNNEKDTDASYIPPSDKHLLTICELLGTDVNAMRKWLCHRKIVSMREVFLKPMNVEQAIGARDALAKHIYAELFSWIVTGINNSLQSKNKPQCFIGVLDIYGFETFEINSFEQFCINYANEKLQQQFNQHVFKLEQEEYLKEEIEWTFIDFYDNQPCIDLIETKLGILDLLDEECRMPKGSDSSWAEKLYAKCGKSKHFEKPRFGTSAFLIHHFADLVQYETVGFLEKNRDTVIEEQIDVLRNGDNKLLKKLFSEEDPKLAVPSNVRVKISAQKPLLNTPKQNKKTVGSQFRDSLNMLMATLNATTPHYVRCIKPNETKEAFEYNPVRAVQQLRACGVLETIRISAAGFPSQRTYSEFFLRYRCLCKFKDIRRDDLKETCRRILARYIKDEDKFKFGKTKVLFRAGQVAYLEKLRAERQRDACVMIQKTVRGLIYRNRYRKIRRAVLGLQRYGRGYIARQKARAVREERAAIKIQARVKGWLKRRRYVQIKRTIIGIQTYGRGKMARERYRLMKDNAAATVIQRFCRGYLARMACKQKLKDIVIAQAAVRRYLAKKMFRRLKAEARSVEHVKSLNKGLEKKIIMLQQKITDLTKENQGLKNVQNEIVDLKHKLEALKAVDVENKKLHVTLLEKEKELDKMQDLIKVERDEKMDILQDKEKSSLEKQNENEKLQDQIEKLRKELSVANEKLKNNQRGAEENLKHRLEQEKDLLLLDQDQDRGAYQRLLKEYHDLEQHSEMLEQQLAMRAPAHSRSLSNASSGSGQIMSTELPPDDLNIDLGYGSVRSTAPSSTAYSRVETIDWNQQRSDSPLDGEVQSHKSPPETNGPAHAPVDVGLVLKLQQKLKDVEKEKGRLIRMVEDLERDNPEETSRTQDTFRLQELEMENAQLKKDLGTLRKCVSSAGLPGAQQNLMGQFDALQEELERRREECIQLHSVLADNTRRMKSLGSNYGRDVDIINEDGELVLAFETQKKINSKLKTKRKASREQLEDELQTKEKGWREQRNEWRAEIDRLQEEIEKQQKLLSVNLSKSPQTQNEAYMHHEIARLTSENLELQEKYDKIAEECRKFKRQCKILAKRLRDAGLLDNTEPTSDPAISSTGNSGDNGSNMPAIRKKERDYQGMFECSKEDINIVIRHLVIDLKPRIAVTLLPGLPAYILFMCIRHTDCINDDKKVRQILTTYLNAVKRVVKKREDFDSSVLWLSNTLRLLHNMKQYSGDKPFQLENTPRQNEQCLKNFDLSEYRVVLSNVALWIFNNIVTNLKERIQALTVPALLEHEAITGLDSNKPGRPRSSSMGEEPESTQQKLEKLLDELSTVYKTLQYHGVDPEIVVQLFKQLFYFMCASALNNLLLRNELCRWTKGMQIRYNLSHLEQWGRDRQLEPATEALQPIIQAAQLLQARKTDEDVNSVCEMCNKLTANQIVKILNLYTPADDFESRVPVSFIKKVQAKLDERCENNEQLLMDLKYSYPVRFSFNPSDIRLEDIEIPEVLHLPMLKKV
- the Didum gene encoding dilute class unconventional myosin isoform X1 yields the protein MTTRELYSKGGRVWVPHPEKVWEGAVLLEDYKLNQPRLKVHTDDSNQTKTLEIKSDADLPPLRNPDILIGENNLTSLSFLHEPAVLYNLQIRFQRHCIYTYCGIVLVAFNPYNELPIYGNDTIWAYRGQAMGDLEPHIFAVAEEAYTKLEREGHDQSIIVSGESGAGKTVSAKYTMRYFATVGGSTTETQVEKKVLASLPIMEAIGNAKTTRNDNSSRFGKFIEIQFNKHYHITGASMRTYLLEKSRVVFQANEERNYHVFYQMCAAATRLPHLHLGHQDNFHYLNQGNNPVIDGVEDLACFDETINALTMLGFTSKQQDDMLRILAAIMHIGNIDIQSSEVQNSNNEKDTDASYIPPSDKHLLTICELLGTDVNAMRKWLCHRKIVSMREVFLKPMNVEQAIGARDALAKHIYAELFSWIVTGINNSLQSKNKPQCFIGVLDIYGFETFEINSFEQFCINYANEKLQQQFNQHVFKLEQEEYLKEEIEWTFIDFYDNQPCIDLIETKLGILDLLDEECRMPKGSDSSWAEKLYAKCGKSKHFEKPRFGTSAFLIHHFADLVQYETVGFLEKNRDTVIEEQIDVLRNGDNKLLKKLFSEEDPKLAVPSNVRVKISAQKPLLNTPKQNKKTVGSQFRDSLNMLMATLNATTPHYVRCIKPNETKEAFEYNPVRAVQQLRACGVLETIRISAAGFPSQRTYSEFFLRYRCLCKFKDIRRDDLKETCRRILARYIKDEDKFKFGKTKVLFRAGQVAYLEKLRAERQRDACVMIQKTVRGLIYRNRYRKIRRAVLGLQRYGRGYIARQKARAVREERAAIKIQARVKGWLKRRRYVQIKRTIIGIQTYGRGKMARERYRLMKDNAAATVIQRFCRGYLARMACKQKLKDIVIAQAAVRRYLAKKMFRRLKAEARSVEHVKSLNKGLEKKIIMLQQKITDLTKENQGLKNVQNEIVDLKHKLEALKAVDVENKKLHVTLLEKEKELDKMQDLIKVERDEKMDILQDKEKSSLEKQNENEKLQDQIEKLRKELSVANEKLKNNQRGAEENLKHRLEQEKDLLLLDQDQDRGAYQRLLKEYHDLEQHSEMLEQQLAMRAPAHSRSLSNASSGSGQIMSTELPPDDLNIDLGYGSVRSTAPSSTAYSRVETIDWNQQRSDSPLDGEVQSHKSPPETNGPAHAPVDVGLVLKLQQKLKDVEKEKGRLIRMVEDLERDNPEETSRTQDTFRLQELEMENAQLKKDLGTLRKCVSSAGLPGAQQNLMGQFDALQEELERRREECIQLHSVLADNTRRMKSLGSNYGRDVDIINEDGELVLAFETQKKINSKLKTKRKASREQLEDELQTKEKGWREQRNEWRAEIDRLQEEIEKQQKLLSVNLSKSPQTQNEAYMHHEIARLTSENLELQEKYDKIAEECRKFKRQCKILAKRLRDAGYEGDDKENKDRPYISKGAVLDNTEPTSDPAISSTGNSGDNGSNMPAIRKKERDYQGMFECSKEDINIVIRHLVIDLKPRIAVTLLPGLPAYILFMCIRHTDCINDDKKVRQILTTYLNAVKRVVKKREDFDSSVLWLSNTLRLLHNMKQYSGDKPFQLENTPRQNEQCLKNFDLSEYRVVLSNVALWIFNNIVTNLKERIQALTVPALLEHEAITGLDSNKPGRPRSSSMGEEPESTQQKLEKLLDELSTVYKTLQYHGVDPEIVVQLFKQLFYFMCASALNNLLLRNELCRWTKGMQIRYNLSHLEQWGRDRQLEPATEALQPIIQAAQLLQARKTDEDVNSVCEMCNKLTANQIVKILNLYTPADDFESRVPVSFIKKVQAKLDERCENNEQLLMDLKYSYPVRFSFNPSDIRLEDIEIPEVLHLPMLKKV